In a genomic window of Passer domesticus isolate bPasDom1 chromosome 3, bPasDom1.hap1, whole genome shotgun sequence:
- the BUB1 gene encoding mitotic checkpoint serine/threonine-protein kinase BUB1, with protein MAEAAAQDLLLAAAFVSDAQYNRNIPFKTSPEAVRLYHLYNHWMMRTATYFFIFLNLSLALFEDPAVYPLPFLATSVLEVLCLLVFLGRLTHFAKVTLHNVFWKDTKNICIMVAILLSLTDLAIYGVLRLYEVRSIRWSRIVRPIFLINFAESRQIRRAFRSIRNTLPEITYVFLLFMFSLLMFSLMALKLFGERNLQTAEGLPYFRNYLEIVFDLYVLVTTANSPDVMMPAFDFSSWYALFFIAFVIVNTYIFMSLFLAVVYNNYKKHLKNEIRKLAYMKRRKMIEAFNLLKEEEGEQFVVREARWKQLVKLVAPDTSNSHRELLLRISDDEQKGFVDKKSFVQLADLLNIQVVTLRIRRHPLARWAPALYGSAPSRLLRGVVRHRAFVWTYDAIILINAVFIALDEESPYISYAEWVFLALYILEILLKVYTYEPREFFGKTQFWNWFDTLIIFAALTATILNATLKSTMKYNSQQILDIVFILRVLRLIRIVDSIQRFQVIMNTLINIVPTMLTFGGLTLGINAIPWMAGPWNCCVLCVCYHWHGVIPWENPVLPSQLECSSRPGMWESSSQGFPICPWEVLQEQLQQLCLVLHRPHGAHCGQPVARYPLWGTFPAGSLGNLLGFCFLPQLLLSSFPLTPTPLFANGFANVTAQPAKLYFIAFHIVMVIIIVNIFVSFILEAFFVEYSLEKSEVETAIEQKIQELGMGVQENYEAQIRNYRGPDPLEPWDRYLRWAEGCLPLPEKQSRWPGLLEELVELFVSDRRYQQDPRFVGYCLKLAEFISSPCQYLEYLHGQGIGAKSSDFYLAWAQLLLKEGNVQGAAAVLQKGLLNQAQPRENLQQLHCSLQSYDPWNPPLQDAAIVKPLQTSHAANQMAPPKGASSPNPCKTQAPEAAGSQSCAAGKEVNYVTYISKSEVAPKPPSGAAGCEQVPMYDKNLLLCQGSELSFEELRAKRYFRKYELLRKQQALEEEKKDSMRKKESAVLELQALQQKLDQLTQLSRSLEETRLEPAAEPNQRVVPPPVRPSTSHTPGSWMAPAPGLDVPKGQALVPEQPQFQAPPATAPTLRPAKPLGNHIPAASPWEAPKDPAGARAELGELQKSLLHPAFSAAPAQERAHPNPALPRSAGELSPNKGSAGLTPAVDVKEASRVGNSSFAYGNASQATPNTSLGGAVGATTPFKVQPSPTVHTKEALGVLMDMFQTPFLPEPSPLEDSEEQFEAFCRKSEPGGCLKTTIVVPATPAFAIFEDEEEKENGRIPQHKSKPEEPRTFGEHPLTDCAAEEETGTTEFLRDDYTVWNGPCSNKALAPSPDNTRDFARAAQLMSTPFNYLAAPSHPPLQDRACKENLPQMNLEFSEELHRQPKPKKLSPALEHVPEQRGLHGKALKQGTGIQGIAAAASQPLHEQTAQSRTGHSSCLGVDRPSQEMPCGAGQDRTAWSGRPAVLVENPWDKELIGKFLSELPKPLHTYANYFEWKSPLPFIKVKAQLSLGSSSFHVDCLAGEGAFAQVYQASILDASNPQNNQKVIFKVQKPANPWEFYIATQLVERLSPSVRHLYIHFYSAHFFPNGSVLVGELHNYGTLLNAVNMYKKLPEKVMPQALVIYFAVKILHMVEELHSCKIIHGDIKPDNFILGERFLDNSTCDIDGLCHGLTLIDLGQSIDMKLFPEGTAFTARCETSGFQCVEMLTNKPWNYQTDYFGVAATVYCLLFGTYMRLKDDNGVWKPEGTFRRLANAELWKEFFESLLNIPSCHNLPSLRVLRQKLKDLFCRSYAKEIKFLRNRLVVLLLEHKRSRK; from the exons ATCCGGAGGGCCTTCCGCAGCATCCGCAACACGCTGCCCGAGATCACCTACGTCTTCCTGCTCTTCATGTTCAGCCTCCTCATGTTCTCCCTCATGGCCTTGAAGCTCTTTGGAGAGAG GAATCTCCAGACAGCAGAAGGCTTGCCCTACTTCAGAAACTACCTGGAGATTGTGTTTGACCTCTACGTGCTGGTGACAACAGCCAACAGCCCGGATGTCAT GATGCCAGCGTTTGACTTCAGCTCCTGGTACGCCCTGTTCTTCATCGCCTTCGTCATCGTCAACACTTACATCTTCATGTCTCTCTTCCTGGCTGTGGTCTACAACAACTACAAAAAACACCTGAAG AACGAGATCCGTAAACTCGCCTACATGAAGCGCCGCAAGATGATCGAGGCCTTCAACCTCCtgaaggaagaggagggagagcagTTCGTGGTTCGGGAAGCCCGGTGGAAGCAGCTGGTCAAGCTGGTGGCTCCTGACACCAGCAATTCCCaccgggagctgctgctgcgCATCTCGGATGATGAGCAGAAAGGGTTCGTAG ACAAGAAGTCCTTCGTGCAGCTGGCAGACCTGCTCAACATTCAGGTGGTGACGCTGAGGATCCGCAGGCACCCCCTGGCGCGCTGGGCGCCCGCCCTGTACGGATCCGCGCCCAGCCGGCTCCTGCGCGGCGTCGTGAGGCACAG GGCTTTTGTCTGGACTTATGATGCCATCATCCTGATAAATGCTGTCTTCATTGCTCTGGATGAGGAAAGCCCCTACATTTCCTATGCAGAGTGGGTGTTCCTTGCTCTGTACATCCTCGAGATCCTCCTGAAGGTCTACACTTATGAACCCAGGGAGTTCTTTGGCAAAACCCAGTTCTGGAACTG GTTTGATACCCTCATCATCTTTGCTGCCCTGACTGCAACGATTCTCAATGCCACCCTCAAGTCCA cCATGAAGTACAACAGCCAGCAGATCCTGGACATTGTGTTCATCCTGAGAGTCCTCAGGCTGATCCGGATTGTTGACAGCATTCAGAG GTTCCAGGTCATCATGAACACCCTGATAAACATCGTCCCGACCATGCTGACTTTTGGTGGGCTCACTCTG GGGATAAATGCAATTCCCTGGATGGCAGGCCCTTGGAACT GTTGTGTATTGTGTGTTTGCTATCATTGGCATGGAGTTATTCCATGGGAAAATCCAGTACTTCCCAGCCAACTCGAATGCTCCTCACGCCCTGGAATGTGGGAATCCAGCTCTCAAGGATTCCCTATTTGCCCGTGGGAAGTACTGCAAGAACAACTTCAACAACTTTGCCTCGTCCTTCATCGTCCTCATGGAGCTCACTGTGGTCAACCAGTGGCACGATATCCTTTGTGGGGCACGTTCCCAGCTGGATCCTTGGGAAATCTGCTGGGTTTCTGTTtcctccctcagctcctcctttcctcttttcccttaACTCCCACTCCACTCTTTGCCAATGGATTTGCCAACGTGACAGCTCAGCCTGCCAAGCTCTACTTCATCGCCTTCCACATTGTGATGGTGATAATCATTGTCAA TATCTTCGTGTCCTTCATCTTGGAAGCTTTCTTTGTGGAGTACTCCCTGGAGAAGAGTGAAGTGGAAACTGCCATTGAGCAGAAAatccaggagctgggaatgggagTTCAAGA GAATTACGAGGCTCAGATCCGGAATTACCGCGGGCCCGACCCGCTGGAGCCGTGGGACAG GTACCTGCGGTGGGCAGAGGGATGCCTCCCGCTGCCAGAGAAGCAGAGCCGCTGGCCCgggctcctggaggagctggtggAGCTGTTCGTGAGCGACAGGCGCTACCAGCAGGACCCGCGCTTCGTGGGCTACTGCCTCAAGCTG GCAGAGTTCATCTCCTCCCCGTGCCAGTACTTGGAGTACCTGCACGGGCAGGGCATCGGGGCCAAGAGCTCGGATTTCTACCTGGCctgggctcagctgctgctcaagGAGGGAAAcgtgcagggagcagcagccgtGCTCCAAAAAGGGCTCCTCAACCAGGCACAGCCCCGGGAgaacctgcagcagctccactg CTCCCTGCAGAGTTATGATCCTTGGAATCCTCCTTTGCAAG ACGCTGCTATTGTAAAACCACTTCAGACTTCCCACGCTGCAAATCAAATGGCTCCTCCAAAAGGTGCTTCAAGTCCTAATCCCTGCAAAACTCAG GCTCCAGAAGCTGCTGGTTCTCaatcctgtgctgctggaaaagAAGT GAACTACGTCACCTACATCTCCAAGTCCGAGGTCGCGCCGAAGCCGCCGTCGGGCGCTGCCGGGTGTGAGCAGGTGCCCATGTACGACAAGAAcctgctcctgtgccagggctccgAGCTCTCCTTCGAGGAGCTGAGGGCCAAGAGATACTTCAGGAAATATGAGCTCCTCAGGAAGCAGCAGGCACTGG aggaggagaagaaagacTCCATGAGGAAAAAGGAGTCGGCAGTGCTGgagctccaagccctgcagcagaAGCTGGACCAGCTCACCCAGCTCTCCAGGAGCCTGGAGGAAACCAGACTGGAACCAGCAGCTGAGCCAAACCAGAGGGTG GTGCCCCCACCTGTGAGGCCCAGCACATCTCACACCCCAGGGAGCTGGATGGcacctgctccagggctggatgtgccAAAGGGCCAAGCTCTGGTGCCTGAGCAGCCCCAATTCCAGGCACCGCCAGCGACCGCTCCCACCCTGCGGCCAGCGAAGCCCCTTGGCAACcacatcccagctgcctcccccTGGGAAGCACCAAAGGACCCAGCTGGAGCTCGGGCAGAGCTTGGGGAGCTCCAGAAGAGTTTGCTGCACCCTGCCttcagtgctgctccagcccaggaaCGGGCTCATCCCAACCCAGCTCTGCCTCGGAGCGCAGGAGAACT GTCCCCTAACAAAGGATCCGCTGGATTAACTCCTGCTGTGGATGTGAAGGAAG CCTCCAGAGTTGGGAATTCCTCCTTTGCCTATGGAAATGCTTCCCAAGCCACCCCCAACACCTCTCTGGGAGGAGCAGTGGGGGCGACAACGCCCTTCAAGGTGCAGCCCTCACCCACAGTCCACACCAAGGAAGCCTTGG GTGTTCTCATGGATATGTTCCAAACACCGTTCTTGCCTGAGCCATCTCCCCTGGAAGACAGTGAGGAACAATTTGAAGCCTTTTGCAGAAAAAGTG AGCCTGGTGGATGTTTGAAAACCACGATTGTTGTCCCTGCCACTCCTGCATTTGCCATCtttgaggatgaggaggagaaggagaatgGCAG GATCCCACAGCACAAGAGCAAACCAGAAGAGCCCAGAACTTTTGGAGAACATCCCTTGACTGACTGTGCAGCAGAA GAAGAGACAGGGACCACGGAATTCCTGCGGGATGATTACACGGTGTGGAATGGCCCCTGCAGCAACAAAGCCCTGGCTCCCAGTCCAGACAACACCAGGGATTTTGCCCGAGCTGCCCAGCTCATGTCCACACCCTTTAATTACCTGGCAGCTCCTTCCCACCCCCCTTTGCAGGACAGAG CCTGTAAGGAAAACTTGCCCCAAATGAATCTGGAATTCTCTGAAGAACTGCACAGGCAGCCAAAGCCCAAGAAGTTAAG CCCTGCTCTCGAACACGTCCCGGAACAGAGAGGGCTTCATGGTAAGGCCCTGAAACAAGGGACTGGGATCCAGGGAattgctgcagctgcttcccaACCACTGCACGAGCAGACAGCTCAAAGCAGAACTGGACACTCCTCCTGCCTTGGGGTGGATAGACCTTCCCAGGAGATGCCctgtggagcagggcaggacaggacaGCCTGGAGCGGGAGACCTGCAG TCCTTGTTGAGAACCCTTGGGACAAGGAATTGATTGGCAAGTTCTTGTCGGAGCTTCCGAAGCCGCTCCACACCTACGCCAACTACTTTGAGTGGAAATCTCCCCTTCCATTCATCAAAGTGAAGGCTCAGCTCTCACTGG GTTCCAGCTCATTCCACGTGGACTGCTTGGCTGGAGAAGGAGCTTTTGCCCAAGTCTATCAAGCTTCCATCCTGGATGCCAGTAACCCTCAGAATAATCAGAAAGTGATATTCAag GTCCAGAAACCTGCCAACCCCTGGGAGTTCTACATTGCAACCCAGCTGGTGGAGAGGCTGAGCCCCAGCGTGCGCCACCTCTACATCCACTTCTACTCTGCCCATTTCTTCCCCAACGGCAGCGTTCTGGTGGGGGAGCTCCACAACTACGGAACGCTGCTC AATGCCGTCAACATGTACAAGAAGCTCCCAGAGAAGGTGATGCCCCAAGCCCTTGTCATCTACTTCGCTGTCAAAATCCTTCACATGGTGGAGGAGTTGCACAGCTGCAAAATCATCCACGGGGACATCAAACCTGACAATTTCATCCTGGGAGAAAG GTTCCTGGACAACAGCACGTGTGACATCGATGGGCTCTGCCATGGCCTGACCCTCATTGACCTGGGCCAGAGCATCGACATGAAGCTCTTCCCTGAGGGAACAGCCTTCACTGCCAGGTGTGAAACATCTGGATTCCAGTGCGTGGAAATGCTGACCAACAAACCATGGAACTACCAG ACAGACTACTTTGGGGTGGCAGCCACCGTGTACTGCCTGCTCTTCGGGACCTACATGCGCCTCAAGGATGACAACGGGGTCTGGAAGCCTGAGGGGACCTTCAGGAG GCTTGCCAACGCTGAGCTGTGGAAAGAGTTCTTTGAGAGCCtgctgaacattcccagctgccACAACCTGCCTTCCCTCAGAGTCCTGCGCCAGAAGCTCAAGGATTTATTTTGCAGGTCCTACGCTAAGGAAATCAAGTTCCTTCGGAACAGACTTGTTGTGTTGCTGCTCGAGCACAAACGCTCACGGAAATAA